The nucleotide window GCAGCGGCTTTCTGTCGCAGGCGCGGCATTCGGCGCTGTGGACCGGCGACAATATGTCGAACGAACACCATATGAAGGGCAGCATCGCGCTATCGCTGAACCTGTCGGTATCGGGCCTGCCGTTCAACGGTCCCGATGTACCCGGCTTTGCGCTCGACGCCAGCAACGAGCTGATGCGCGCCTGGTACAAGCTGGGCTTTCTGTTCCCCTTCCTGCGCAATCACAAGATCAGCGGTGCGATGGATCAGGAACCGTGGACGCGCGACGCCGCCACCTTGAACGTGGTGCGCGATTACATCCGCCTGCGCTACACGCTGCTGCCCTATCTGTACCAGAGCTTCATCGCTCAGGCCGAACACGGCGAGCCCATGCTGCGGCCGCTGTGGTACCACGACCCGGATGGCGGTTTTGATTACTGCGACGACCAGTTCTTTGTCGGCCCCGCCGTGCTGCAAGCGCCGTTCGTATCACTGGCCGCCACCGAACGCACGGTGCAACTGCCGCGCCATGCCACCGGCACACGCTGGTACGCAGTGCAAAGCGGCGACTTCCACAGCGCTGGGGCCGAGTTGAAGGTTCAGCACGACGAGGCCAGCACGCCCATCTATCTGGCCAGCCCTTCGGCCATTGCGCTGCAACCGGGCCTGCGCACCAGCAACCAGACCGATCTGCTTACCGTCGATGTGCTGCTGACCATTGAACCCGGCCAGCAAGTCGAAGCGACTTACCACGCGGACGACGGCATCAGCTTTGGCTGGCAGCGCGGCGAGCGCAGCACGCTGGTGGTGAAGGCAGACTGGTCGGCTAGCGGGCTCAACATCTCGGTGCAGCAAAGCGCCGATGGCTATGGTGTGATCAAGGCGCGCGTGCTGATCCTGTCGCCGCAGGCACCGGCCGACGTGCAGCTCAACGGACAGCCAAGTACGCCCGCTAATGCAACCCTCCCGTTCGCGGGCCGCGAGCTGACTGTTCTGCTACTTGCCTGACCGTAGGGTGCAATCAGGCCTCAAGGCCGCATTGCACCTTACGGGGTTCGGCTTTTGGTGTTTGGAACCCTCTCCCACTGGGAGAGGGCTAAGCCTTGCTCGCTCCCGCTTTGCATGATGCTTGCCGGGGATAACAAGTATCTACGTAACAATGCTTCTCGAACCCATGAGGATTTACCCATGCGCTTCGCCCCTTTGCTCGCCCTGTTTACCTTGCTGCCCGCCTTGGCCGCCAGCCCCGAACCCGCTCCCGCACCCACCGGCAAACTCGAACTGATCGAGAAGTTCGCCTCGCCCCAACTGGGCAACACACGCACGCTGCGGCTCTATCTGCCACCGGGCTACGCCACCAACCCCGAGCGCCGTTACCCGGTGCTCTACATGCACGACGGCCAGAACCTCTACGACCCCAAGCTCTCGTACAGCGGCGTGCCCTGGGGCGTGGATAAAACCATCGATACGCTGATCCACAAGGGCGAAATGCAGCCCGTGATCGTCGTGGGCATCGACAACACACCCGAGCGTATGGCCGAGTACTCGCCCGATGCCGACCCGCAGCACAAAGGCGGCAAGGGCGATGCCTATGCCGACTTTGTCATCAAGACCATCAAGCCCTATATCGACAGCCACTACCGCACGCTGCCCGACAAGGCCAACACGGTCGTCATGGGTTCATCCATGGGTGGCCTCGTATCGTTCCATATCGCCATGCGCTACCCCGACGTGGTGGGCTCGGCAGCATCGCTGTCGGGTTCGTTCTGGTGGAATGGCGGCGCGATGATCAAGGCGGTGCAGGCGCGTAAAACCCGCTGGCCCGTGCGTTTGTATCTGGATGCCGGCACCGGCAACGATGGCCTGCTGGATTCCGCGCGCATGCTCAGTGCACTGGTGCGCGCCGGTTACGAATTGGGCGATGATCTGCACTATGTCGCCGTGCCGGGGGCCGATCACCACGAGCGCGCCTGGGCTGCCCGGCTGGCCGAGCCCCTGAGCTGGCTGTTCCCGCCACCCACCCGGCCCGCAAGGCCTTGAAACAGGCCGTCACGAATCTTTTACCCAGCGCCGGGTCAAGCACACAATGCCCACCCGATCCACCCGCTACCCACAAGGAAGCCGCCTGATGCTCTATCGCAAAGCCCTGCTCGCCCCTGCCATGATCAGCTTGCTCTGCCTGCCCGCACTGGCGGGCGAGGGTTCGGTGGGCATTTCGGTATCGGTGAGTGTGGACGGCATTTTCAGCCCCACGCTCAAGGCGGCCACCATCAAGGAAGTCAAACCCGGCTCGCCGGCCGAGGATGCCGGGGTGAAGGCCGGTGACCTGATCCGCAAGATCGACGACTGCGCCATCCCCGGTTGCCCCGGCAGCCGTGCCAAGACGCTGATGGACAAGGCACCCGGCGAGATCCTGCGGCTTACGCTGGAGCGCGCCGACAAGCGCGTTGAAGAAGTCAGCATCAAGGTAGGCCGCAAGCCCGGCGCGTAAGCCGGTATTTCAGCGATCCCACAGCCGGGAAAACATGCATGACGCTCAAGCTCGCCACCTGGTGGCTGCGCCCGCTATTACATTGAGCTGCATGTTCCCGCCGCGCGACACTCGCTCAATACAGCCGTGAGCGCGCTGGCTGGATAGTGGTCGCAGTGCTAGCTTGGCCGGGGTCGACCTCAGCAAGGAACCCTATGGCTTGGCTGCATTTGTTCATCGCTATTGTGGCGGAAGTGATCGCCACCACCGCACTGAAAGCCTCTGATGGCTTCAGCCGGCTGGTGCCATCGACTATCGTGGTACTCGGCTATTGCATCGCTTTCTATTTTCTTTCGCTGACTTTGCGTACCTTACCCATCGGTGTGGCCTATGCCGTGTGGTCGGGTGTGGGCATTGTCCTGGTATCGGTGGCGGCCTTCGTGCTGTACCAGCAAAAGCTGGATCTGGCGGCGGTGATCGGTATCGCGCTCATCCTGGCCGGCGTACTGGTGTTGAACCTGTTTTCCCGTGCAACAGCACACTGAACCTCGCCACAAGAACCTGCCCGCAAGCTGATCCAGCGCAACGCGGCTGTTGCGATTCTGCGGTCTGCTTGTGTCTGTAACACCGGCCCCAAGGACAACCCGTGAAACGAACGCTTTTGTACTGGCTGATACCCGCGACGGTTGTACTGGCCGTCGGCGCTTTCTGGTTGAGCAGACCCGGCAGCGTGGCCGTTGTCAGCCCCACCGTCGGTGAGGCAATCGAGGCCATCTACGCCAGCGGCCAGATCGAA belongs to Chitinimonas sp. BJYL2 and includes:
- a CDS encoding PDZ domain-containing protein, with product MLYRKALLAPAMISLLCLPALAGEGSVGISVSVSVDGIFSPTLKAATIKEVKPGSPAEDAGVKAGDLIRKIDDCAIPGCPGSRAKTLMDKAPGEILRLTLERADKRVEEVSIKVGRKPGA
- a CDS encoding multidrug efflux SMR transporter; its protein translation is MAWLHLFIAIVAEVIATTALKASDGFSRLVPSTIVVLGYCIAFYFLSLTLRTLPIGVAYAVWSGVGIVLVSVAAFVLYQQKLDLAAVIGIALILAGVLVLNLFSRATAH
- a CDS encoding alpha/beta hydrolase, with the protein product MRFAPLLALFTLLPALAASPEPAPAPTGKLELIEKFASPQLGNTRTLRLYLPPGYATNPERRYPVLYMHDGQNLYDPKLSYSGVPWGVDKTIDTLIHKGEMQPVIVVGIDNTPERMAEYSPDADPQHKGGKGDAYADFVIKTIKPYIDSHYRTLPDKANTVVMGSSMGGLVSFHIAMRYPDVVGSAASLSGSFWWNGGAMIKAVQARKTRWPVRLYLDAGTGNDGLLDSARMLSALVRAGYELGDDLHYVAVPGADHHERAWAARLAEPLSWLFPPPTRPARP